In Nitrosarchaeum sp., the sequence AACAAGGAAACTATTTACTAGAAAATAAAATCAGCAAATCTATGAAGAGAAATTTCGTACTTACAATTCCAATCATAATAGGGATTTTGGTAGGGTCGTTCTTAGCATTTTACCCACAAACAGATGATAATTCAAAAATACTAACTGAGACAAATTTAATTCATAACGGTTCACCGATTCTAGGAGATCCGTCAGCAAAAATTACAATTTTAGAGTGGGGCGATTATCAATGTACGTTTTGTTATAAATTTCATCAAACCACACTAAATACGATTAAACAAGATTTCATCAATACTGGAAAAATAAAGATGATATTCAAAGACTTTCCATTAAATGGTGAAGATTCTATTTTGGCTGCAGAAGCAGCATATTGTGCTCAAGACCAAGGAAAATACTGGCAATACCACAACGA encodes:
- a CDS encoding thioredoxin domain-containing protein, giving the protein MKRNFVLTIPIIIGILVGSFLAFYPQTDDNSKILTETNLIHNGSPILGDPSAKITILEWGDYQCTFCYKFHQTTLNTIKQDFINTGKIKMIFKDFPLNGEDSILAAEAAYCAQDQGKYWQYHNELYKNWAGERTGWINRNSLDKFAATVELNLDNFNTCLDDHKYLDKVNQLYQFGKEIGVDATPYFLVFNNEKIIKIRGNQPLEVFLKSIDEL